From a single Raphanus sativus cultivar WK10039 chromosome 3, ASM80110v3, whole genome shotgun sequence genomic region:
- the LOC108848076 gene encoding uncharacterized protein LOC108848076 — protein sequence MRSLGSNSVVIKLLTYSNELSEGKPLYVSSNSLPVKALNLEPAGHSFHSAALKLRGCAKDATDSEGDSSSASPKKAANDKDVEEIPSYETYKNSSSSSSKGKNKKGKKPDKEQHDHYALLGLGSLRYLATEDQIRKSYRDAALKLHPDKLAPLILAEKSEEARQAKKDAIESHFNLIQEAYELLMDPAKRRIFDSTDEFDDAVPSDCAPKDFFKVFGPAFKRNARWSVNSRVPDLGDENTPVKEVDKYYNFWYAFKSWREFPEEEEHVLEEAESREEKRWMERENARKTQKARKEEYARIRTLVDNAYKKDPRIVKRKEEEKAKKQAKKDEKVNAKKKLEEEAAAAIEEEKRRKEEEAKLAAEAAVLQKRNKEKEKKLRSKERSRLRTLSAPVLSQRLLGISVAYVEDLCMSLNTEQLRSLCDKMENKEGLKLAKVLKNGNNDEAESEEEEVGAKQNGHVEANGFAKVDTATQSPRAAAMV from the coding sequence ATGCGGAGTTTGGGGAGTAACTCTGTTGTTATTAAGCTACTTACTTATTCTAACGAGCTTTCGGAGGGGAAACCGTTGTATGTTTCTTCCAATTCTCTTCCTGTGAAGGCACTAAACCTTGAACCTGCTGGTCATTCCTTTCATTCCGCTGCTCTCAAGCTGCGTGGTTGTGCAAAGGACGCTACAGACAGTGAAGGAGATTCCTCTTCTGCGTCTCCTAAGAAAGCAGCAAACGACAAGGATGTGGAAGAGATTCCTTCTTACGAGACGTACAAGaatagcagcagcagcagcagtaaGGGGAAGAATAAGAAGGGTAAGAAGCCAGACAAGGAACAGCATGATCACTATGCGCTGTTGGGTTTGGGCAGTTTAAGGTATCTCGCCACAGAGGACCAGATTAGGAAAAGCTACCGGGACGCTGCTCTGAAGCTTCATCCTGATAAGCTTGCTCCTCTTATTCTCGCTGAGAAGAGTGAGGAAGCCAGGCAAGCTAAAAAGGATGCGATTGAGTCTCACTTTAACTTGATCCAAGAAGCGTATGAGCTTCTTATGGACCCTGCTAAAAGGAGAATATTCGACTCTACTGATGAGTTTGATGACGCGGTGCCGAGCGACTGTGCTCCTAAAGACTTCTTCAAGGTGTTTGGTCCAGCGTTCAAGAGGAACGCGAGGTGGTCTGTTAACTCTCGTGTGCCGGATCTGGGAGATGAGAACACGCCGGTGAAAGAGGTTGATAAGTACTATAACTTTTGGTATGCTTTCAAAAGCTGGAGAGAGTTTCCTGAAGAGGAGGAGCACGTTCTcgaggaagcagagtcgcgtgAGGAGAAGAGGTGGATGGAGAGAGAGAATGCGAGGAAGACTCAGAAGGCTAGGAAGGAGGAGTACGCTCGGATAAGGACTCTTGTCGACAATGCTTACAAGAAGGATCCGAGGATAGTGAAaaggaaggaggaggagaaggctAAGAAGCAGGCAAAGAAAGATGAAAAAGTTAATGCCAAGAAGAAGCTGGAAGAAGAGGCTGCTGCAGCTATCGAGGAGGAGAAGAGGCGGAAAGAAGAGGAAGCTAAACTCGCTGCAGAGGCTGCTGTGCTGCAAAAGAGAAAcaaggagaaagagaagaagcttcGTTCCAAGGAACGGAGCCGGCTCAGGACTCTCTCTGCACCTGTTCTGTCTCAGCGTCTGCTTGGCATCTCTGTTGCATACGTGGAGGATCTGTGCATGTCGCTTAACACCGAGCAGCTGAGGAGTCTATGCGATAAGATGGAGAACAAGGAAGGGCTGAAACTGGCAAAGGTGCTCAAGAATGGGAACAATGATGAAGctgagagtgaagaagaagaagtgggtGCTAA